The Centroberyx gerrardi isolate f3 chromosome 24, fCenGer3.hap1.cur.20231027, whole genome shotgun sequence genome includes a region encoding these proteins:
- the LOC144538140 gene encoding uncharacterized protein LOC144538140, with product MDGLRLPPVIEEVMDPSDDMCDLKVEKPGMGGDALTAKERESMEENYEREEKEVALLLELEETREVSQRHEESFLELQGLLEDERLASAHQAESFTRQIQRLQAQLRSVQEEMDSLEEEKESELGEVQEELRSAQEEVLVLQQAAEEAAAERENDIASLQEELCRLRAELQRLHATAQEYELEITTLKAEISMKSQRRDTDTEGKGSDRG from the exons ATGACATGTGCGACCTGAAGGTGGAGAAGCCGGGCATGGGGGGAGACGCTCTGACGGCCAAAGAGAGGGAGTCCATGGAGGAGAACTacgagagggaggagaaggaggtggcg ctgctgctggagctggaggagaccAGGGAGGTTTCCCAGAGACACGAGGAGAGCTTCCTGGAGCTGCAGG GTCTGTTGGAGGACGAGCGCCTGGCCAGCGCCCACCAGGCTGAGAGCTTCACCAGACAGATTCAGAGGCTGCAAG cCCAGCTCCGGTCAGTGCAGGAGGAGATGGacagcctggaggaggagaaggagagcgagCTGGGCGAGGTGCAGGAGGAGCTCCGCTCGGCGCAGGAGGAGGTGCTGGTGCTGCAGCAGGCggcggaggaggcggcggcagagagggagaacgaCATCGCCtccctgcaggaggagctgtgTCGCCTGCGGGCGGAGCTGCAGCGCCTCCACGCCACGGCCCAGGAGTACGAGCTGGAGATCACCACGCTGAAGGCCGAGATCAGCATGAAGAGCCAGCGCAGAGACACGGACACTGAGGGTAAGGGATCAGACCGGGGCTAG